In Cyprinus carpio isolate SPL01 chromosome B7, ASM1834038v1, whole genome shotgun sequence, a genomic segment contains:
- the LOC109093468 gene encoding CCAAT/enhancer-binding protein gamma-like: MSKQLQQKISSTDQNGVSVIQNQPHNSALNPVGSAGLQQVPQLVPVSPGGGGKATPPSKMKKSSMDKNSDEYRQRRERNNLAVKKSRMRSKQKAQDTQQRVNELKEENERLEAKIKLLSKELSVLKDLFLEHAHNLADNVQPPASGGGPGDLCNNNNNNSGSNSSQ, translated from the exons ATGAGCAAGCAGTTGCAGCAGAAGATATCCAGCACAGATCAGAACGGCGTTAGTGTTATACAGAATCAACCACATAATAGTGCACTGAACCCGGTAGGATCTGCAGGACTACAGCAG GTTCCTCAATTAGTCCCAGTGAGTCCCGGAGGTGGGGGTAAGGCCACGCCACCCAGCAAGATGAAGAAGTCCTCTATGGATAAAAACAGCGATGAGTACCGCCAACGGAGAGAACGCAACAACCTAGCCGTAAAGAAGAGTCGCATGCGCAGCAAGCAGAAGGCACAGGACACTCAGCAGCGTGTCAATGAGCTGAAGGAGGAGAATGAGAGACTGGAGGCCAAAATCAAATTGCTTAGCAAAGAACTGAGTGTGCTCAAAGACCTGTTTCTAGAGCATGCTCACAACCTCGCAGACAACGTGCAGCCCCCTGCTTCTGGTGGAGGCCCCGGAGACctctgcaacaacaacaacaacaacagtggcAGTAACAGCAGCCAGTGA